A genomic stretch from Desulfotignum balticum DSM 7044 includes:
- a CDS encoding cache domain-containing protein: MIQILKKCLKSDLFKETFTIIVPIWAVFGIFILSVCLIFIPSFKNSLTDQKKELIQSLTQNAVSLLSEYHERVLSGELTVTQAKSRAKERIRYLRYGAEAKDYFWIIDRHPFMIMHPYRPDMEGRDLSSLSDEQNNFPFIDMVKTALNQEEGYVNYYWQWKDAPHKIVPKISYVKLFDPWGWIVGTGLYVEDVQKEIRLLVNKINQVFMAVFLVIFALSIYITWQTIRIRNKKITAERTAQKEKQTLALILESTPHGITLIDRDDKYLYVNPYFTKITGYTLADIPDKHAWFQKAYPDPAYRKLVLDAWKNDTPIEGPVHIREFRIMCRDGQIKDIEFRSSYTADKKISVLTDITQRKEADIIRREKDRLQGVLEVSGAVCHEMNQPLMSISGYFELMMLNMSEDDPNYPRIKKIQDQLERMAGITKKMMQISRYRTKDYLNGKIVDISGTPDADPQKK; encoded by the coding sequence ATGATCCAGATTTTAAAAAAATGCCTGAAATCTGATTTATTCAAAGAAACCTTCACTATTATCGTTCCCATCTGGGCGGTGTTCGGGATATTTATCCTGAGCGTCTGTCTGATTTTTATTCCTTCTTTTAAAAACAGTCTGACCGATCAGAAAAAAGAGTTGATCCAGTCCCTGACACAAAATGCCGTCAGTCTTTTGTCTGAATACCACGAAAGGGTTTTATCCGGTGAGTTGACAGTAACCCAGGCCAAATCCAGAGCCAAAGAGCGGATACGATACCTGCGGTACGGCGCTGAGGCCAAAGATTATTTCTGGATTATCGACCGGCATCCGTTCATGATCATGCACCCGTACCGCCCGGATATGGAAGGCCGGGACCTGTCCTCACTTTCTGATGAACAAAACAACTTCCCTTTTATCGACATGGTAAAAACCGCCTTGAACCAGGAAGAAGGGTACGTCAATTACTACTGGCAGTGGAAAGATGCGCCCCATAAAATCGTTCCGAAAATTTCCTACGTCAAACTGTTCGATCCCTGGGGATGGATTGTGGGAACCGGCCTATATGTCGAGGATGTACAAAAAGAGATCCGTCTTTTGGTTAACAAAATAAACCAAGTGTTCATGGCCGTTTTTTTGGTGATATTTGCCTTGTCCATCTACATCACCTGGCAGACCATTCGTATCCGCAACAAAAAAATAACCGCTGAGCGTACCGCTCAAAAAGAAAAACAGACCCTTGCTCTGATCCTGGAAAGCACCCCCCACGGGATCACCCTGATTGACAGGGATGATAAATACCTTTACGTCAACCCGTATTTCACCAAAATAACCGGATATACCCTGGCAGATATTCCGGACAAACACGCGTGGTTTCAAAAAGCGTATCCGGATCCGGCGTATCGAAAGCTGGTGCTTGATGCCTGGAAAAACGATACGCCCATCGAAGGACCGGTCCATATCCGTGAATTTAGAATCATGTGCAGGGACGGGCAAATCAAAGACATTGAATTCAGGTCTTCCTATACGGCAGATAAAAAGATTTCCGTGTTGACCGACATCACCCAAAGAAAAGAAGCGGACATCATTCGCAGGGAAAAAGACCGGCTCCAGGGTGTGCTGGAGGTCTCGGGTGCGGTATGCCATGAAATGAATCAGCCGCTGATGAGCATATCCGGTTATTTTGAACTGATGATGCTGAATATGTCTGAAGATGATCCCAATTATCCCAGAATCAAAAAAATCCAGGACCAGCTGGAAAGGATGGCCGGTATCACTAAAAAAATGATGCAGATCTCCCGGTACCGGACCAAAGACTATCTGAACGGGAAAATTGTGGATATCTCCGGAACCCCGGATGCGGATCCCCAAAAAAAATAA
- the hpf gene encoding ribosome hibernation-promoting factor, HPF/YfiA family: MQLAINFKQMESSDALKSYAQEKLDKLDKMLDAPGEANLVLSIEKIRHIAEVNLVSDKLRINAKEEAETMYSALDGLADKVQIQIKKNKEKARRHLAGDKQTIKTTPELESLEK; this comes from the coding sequence ATGCAGCTTGCCATAAATTTTAAGCAGATGGAATCCTCAGACGCCCTGAAATCTTATGCCCAGGAAAAACTGGATAAACTGGATAAAATGCTGGATGCCCCGGGGGAGGCAAATCTGGTGTTATCGATTGAAAAAATTCGTCATATAGCGGAAGTGAATCTGGTCAGTGATAAACTCAGAATCAATGCCAAAGAAGAAGCGGAAACCATGTATTCCGCCCTTGACGGTCTGGCGGACAAAGTGCAGATCCAGATCAAAAAGAACAAGGAAAAAGCCAGACGTCATCTGGCCGGTGACAAGCAGACCATCAAAACCACGCCCGAACTGGAATCTTTGGAAAAATAA
- a CDS encoding CBS domain-containing protein — protein MIKARDIMQTSIISVTPDTDIASAVKILLNNHINGVPVVNDREELVGILCQSDLIFQQKEVPIPPIFTILDSIFPLFSSKKLDDEFQKIAAATVAQAMIKDVVTVTADTPLSEIASLMVEKHFHTIPVLENKKLVGIIGKEDVLKTLASDA, from the coding sequence ATGATCAAAGCCCGCGATATTATGCAAACCAGCATCATCAGTGTCACCCCGGATACCGATATTGCCAGTGCCGTAAAAATACTGCTTAACAACCACATCAACGGCGTGCCCGTGGTCAATGACCGGGAAGAGCTGGTCGGTATCCTGTGTCAGAGTGATCTGATCTTTCAACAAAAAGAGGTGCCCATCCCCCCCATTTTTACTATCCTGGATTCCATTTTTCCGTTGTTTTCGTCAAAAAAATTGGATGACGAATTCCAGAAAATAGCTGCCGCCACCGTGGCCCAGGCCATGATCAAGGATGTGGTGACGGTGACCGCGGACACGCCGCTCAGTGAAATCGCCAGCCTCATGGTGGAAAAACATTTTCATACCATCCCCGTGTTGGAAAATAAAAAACTGGTGGGCATCATCGGCAAGGAAGATGTCCTTAAAACCCTGGCCTCTGATGCCTGA